One Cardinium endosymbiont cEper1 of Encarsia pergandiella genomic region harbors:
- a CDS encoding superoxide dismutase: MIFTLPSLPYAYNGLEPYIDAQTMEIHHTKHHGTYVDRLNQAVAGTAIATAKGTEISVLTHLLKDISAYHTTIRNNAGGHFNHLFFWNSLTPHASPKPGTDLLDRLKKSFGSFEGFQEAFSTASATHFGAGWTWLTVAKKDGSLFISTTDKQDNPLMNTLPIQEQGIPILGLDLWEHAYYLSYQNRRSAYIQAFWKMVHWKVVEDRYIEATK; the protein is encoded by the coding sequence ATGATTTTTACACTTCCTTCTTTGCCTTATGCCTACAATGGATTGGAACCTTATATAGATGCCCAAACCATGGAAATCCACCATACCAAACATCATGGAACGTATGTAGATAGACTCAATCAAGCAGTAGCCGGTACCGCAATAGCTACCGCAAAAGGAACCGAAATATCAGTATTAACCCATCTGCTAAAAGATATCAGCGCCTACCATACTACTATACGGAATAACGCTGGTGGCCATTTTAACCATCTATTTTTCTGGAATAGCCTCACACCACATGCTTCCCCAAAACCTGGAACAGACTTACTAGACAGGTTAAAAAAATCATTTGGCAGCTTTGAAGGATTCCAAGAAGCCTTTTCAACAGCATCTGCTACCCACTTTGGTGCTGGATGGACCTGGTTAACGGTAGCCAAGAAAGACGGTAGTTTATTTATTTCTACAACTGATAAGCAAGATAATCCACTTATGAATACCCTTCCTATTCAAGAACAAGGTATCCCTATTTTAGGGCTAGATCTATGGGAACATGCCTACTACCTAAGCTATCAAAACAGACGCTCAGCCTATATACAAGCTTTTTGGAAAATGGTTCACTGGAAGGTTGTCGAAGACAGGTATATAGAAGCCACAAAATAA
- a CDS encoding beta-ketoacyl-ACP synthase III, translating into MKIINRAAIAGVSGYLPDHVLTNSALEQIVNTNDQWITTRTGIQERRILKGEGLGTSVMAIQAVKDLLQKTATDPETVDLLICATITPDMITPATANIIAHAVGATRAFSYDLQAACSGFLYGLDTAAQFIASGRAKKVVVVGADKMSSITNYTDRATCILFGDGAGAVLVTAHAPESGCGIVDTICKTDGIGQDFLYQKAGGSKLPASHETVSANAHYIYQDGQTVFKAAVTAMSEVVIEMMARHKLTPADITYLVPHQANQRILKLVADRVAIPMEKVMLNIHKYGNTTAATIPLCLWDYEQKLKKGDKLIVTVFGGGFTWGAMYIVWGYDGL; encoded by the coding sequence ATGAAAATAATAAATCGTGCTGCCATTGCAGGCGTATCTGGCTATCTTCCAGATCATGTGTTGACCAACAGTGCGTTGGAGCAGATCGTAAATACCAATGACCAATGGATCACCACTAGGACCGGTATTCAAGAAAGGAGGATCTTAAAAGGAGAAGGGCTGGGTACCTCAGTCATGGCCATACAAGCCGTAAAAGATTTGCTCCAGAAAACAGCGACCGATCCTGAAACAGTAGACCTCCTTATATGTGCTACCATTACCCCAGATATGATTACGCCTGCTACCGCTAATATTATTGCCCATGCAGTGGGCGCTACCCGTGCTTTTAGTTATGATCTACAAGCTGCTTGTTCTGGTTTTCTTTATGGGCTAGATACAGCTGCTCAGTTTATTGCTTCAGGTAGGGCTAAAAAAGTGGTTGTCGTAGGGGCAGATAAAATGTCTTCCATTACCAATTATACAGATAGAGCTACTTGTATTCTTTTTGGCGATGGTGCGGGTGCCGTACTGGTAACAGCCCATGCGCCAGAGAGTGGTTGTGGGATTGTAGATACCATCTGTAAAACAGATGGCATCGGTCAAGATTTTCTTTATCAAAAAGCAGGCGGTAGTAAATTACCTGCTTCACATGAAACCGTATCAGCCAATGCACATTATATTTACCAAGATGGGCAAACGGTATTTAAGGCTGCTGTTACAGCTATGTCAGAAGTAGTTATAGAAATGATGGCCCGTCATAAGCTTACCCCAGCAGATATTACCTATCTCGTTCCACATCAAGCCAATCAGCGCATCTTGAAACTTGTAGCCGATCGTGTAGCCATTCCTATGGAAAAAGTTATGTTGAATATTCATAAGTATGGCAATACAACTGCTGCAACTATTCCCCTTTGTTTATGGGATTACGAACAAAAACTCAAAAAAGGTGATAAGTTGATTGTAACCGTTTTTGGAGGAGGATTTACTTGGGGTGCCATGTATATAGTCTGGGGGTATGACGGTTTGTAA
- the ftsY gene encoding signal recognition particle-docking protein FtsY gives MGIFNFFSKPPPPKAHLAEKLTKTRHSFWSKLSKIVAGRSTIDSDVLDRLEELLIGSDVGVPTTIKIINAIEQRVARDKYLTTGELDQILQSETEQLLYALPSSKSDPIATTPSVRPHVILIVGVNGVGKTTTIAKLAAQFISQGNKVILGAADTFRAAAIEQLMIWGNRVGAAVVARPMQSDPSSVAHETVQQGIRNHIDVAIIDTAGRLHTKVHLINELAKIKRTIQKCLPGAPQEVWLVLDGTNGQNAFLQAEAFTAAVAVTGIVVTKLDGTSKGGMVLGIADQFSIPIKYIGVGEKVEDLRVFDPHAFVVSLFQKW, from the coding sequence ATGGGTATTTTCAATTTTTTTTCTAAGCCGCCCCCCCCTAAAGCACACTTAGCAGAAAAACTGACTAAAACGCGTCATTCTTTTTGGAGTAAGCTCTCTAAGATTGTGGCTGGAAGGTCTACAATTGACAGTGATGTATTGGATAGATTGGAAGAATTATTGATTGGTTCAGATGTTGGCGTACCCACTACCATTAAAATTATCAATGCTATAGAGCAGCGTGTAGCACGGGATAAATACCTTACTACAGGTGAACTAGACCAGATTTTACAATCTGAGACGGAGCAACTTTTATATGCTTTACCTAGCTCGAAGAGCGATCCTATCGCCACTACTCCATCTGTTCGTCCCCATGTTATACTGATAGTGGGGGTCAATGGTGTAGGTAAAACTACTACTATTGCTAAACTAGCTGCACAGTTTATTAGCCAAGGGAACAAGGTTATACTAGGTGCTGCAGATACTTTTCGTGCAGCAGCTATAGAACAACTGATGATTTGGGGTAATCGTGTAGGTGCAGCAGTAGTAGCACGTCCCATGCAATCAGATCCCTCCTCAGTGGCACATGAGACCGTGCAGCAGGGTATACGCAATCATATAGATGTAGCCATTATAGATACCGCTGGCCGATTACATACAAAAGTGCACCTTATCAATGAGCTGGCTAAAATTAAGCGGACCATTCAAAAATGTCTTCCCGGTGCGCCACAAGAGGTGTGGTTGGTCTTGGATGGTACAAATGGACAAAATGCTTTTTTGCAAGCAGAAGCTTTTACAGCTGCTGTAGCAGTAACCGGTATCGTGGTGACCAAATTAGATGGCACATCTAAAGGAGGGATGGTGCTGGGTATAGCAGATCAGTTTTCCATTCCAATTAAATATATTGGTGTAGGCGAAAAAGTGGAAGACTTAAGGGTTTTTGATCCCCATGCATTTGTTGTTTCCTTATTTCAAAAATGGTAA
- a CDS encoding deoxycytidylate deaminase yields the protein MAEKPTFDHLFMSLAIQLAKRSHCVKKKVGVVLTKETRIISTGYNGPPPGTYNCDEIWPKTGCTRSIKGGCALSIHAEQNAILYALTHHINIKDGVLYTTLSPCLPCARIIFSVGIKRVVYKDSYAAYKNLDYEEGLNFLTEFGIIADPYHP from the coding sequence ATGGCAGAAAAACCTACATTTGATCATCTTTTTATGTCATTGGCGATTCAATTGGCTAAACGCTCACACTGTGTTAAAAAAAAAGTAGGCGTTGTTTTAACAAAAGAGACCCGTATTATTTCTACAGGATACAATGGCCCTCCACCGGGTACCTATAATTGCGATGAAATATGGCCGAAAACAGGTTGCACTAGAAGTATAAAAGGAGGATGTGCTTTATCTATCCATGCAGAACAAAATGCTATTCTTTATGCATTAACCCATCATATAAATATAAAAGATGGTGTGCTGTACACGACGCTTTCGCCCTGTCTACCTTGTGCCCGCATAATATTTAGTGTAGGCATTAAAAGGGTGGTATACAAAGATTCTTATGCAGCCTATAAAAACTTAGATTATGAAGAGGGATTAAATTTTTTAACTGAGTTCGGTATCATAGCAGACCCATATCACCCATAG
- the rpmF gene encoding 50S ribosomal protein L32 — MAQPKKRSSASRRDKRRTHVKLAMPPLVVCPVTGVVHTPHRAFWHEGKMYYKGRVVMHRAIP, encoded by the coding sequence ATGGCACAGCCAAAGAAAAGATCATCCGCTTCCAGAAGAGATAAAAGAAGGACACATGTTAAACTTGCGATGCCTCCGTTAGTGGTTTGTCCCGTTACTGGTGTAGTACATACTCCTCATCGTGCCTTTTGGCATGAAGGTAAAATGTATTATAAAGGAAGGGTGGTAATGCATCGTGCAATACCTTAA
- the ftsH gene encoding ATP-dependent zinc metalloprotease FtsH codes for MKQREKKFIQHNVPQSIFILAILVIGLLFYYNKEKSIMPISEKRFEEMMLNQEVKSVTLITNQHLVEVVLKEDALRKPRYQQELAGRPSWKNSRQLVYTLRIPNFDIFDKKFGAIEAKIDPEARIGYSCQERSEPTSFINWSFLLTLFVIYWFFIRKPGSGMAGPGTQLFNMNTLKATIFDKNNQLKVTFQDVAGMKEAKEEVKEVVDFLKMPDKFTLLGGKIPKGVLLVGPPGTGKTLLAKAVAGEAGVPVICLSGSDFVEMFVGIGAARVRDLFKKAKEKAPCIIFIDEIDAVGRTRGKANMPGVNDERENTLNSLLVEMDGVSTNSGVIVIAATNRPEVLDPALLRPGRFDRQVSIDNPDVVDREAIIRCHSKRLKLERHIRIKQLAEQTPGFSGADLSNMCNEAALIAARKNRKFVTISDFHAAIDRIIGGLEKKNKLISAEEKKIVAYHEAGHAIAGWFLEHAHPLVKVSIVPRGIAALGYAQYLPKEQFIYQENQLLDELAMALGGRAAEELIFGKISTGAVNDLERTTKLAYSMVTVYGMNPKVGHLSFHNSKQVDYTFTKPYSEKTAHTIDEEVKAIIDGAYERVKTLLREKMDQLTLLAEALLVRETIFKSDLERLIGKRFAKEAKNIPTEDAPSPEVSLPQSDDGQAMFPLPNDLEQV; via the coding sequence ATGAAACAAAGAGAAAAAAAATTTATACAACACAACGTCCCACAGTCTATTTTTATATTGGCCATATTGGTAATAGGGTTACTTTTCTATTATAACAAAGAAAAAAGTATAATGCCCATTTCTGAGAAACGTTTTGAAGAAATGATGCTGAACCAGGAGGTTAAATCGGTTACTTTAATCACCAATCAGCATCTAGTGGAAGTAGTACTCAAAGAAGACGCATTACGCAAACCCCGTTACCAACAAGAATTAGCAGGACGACCTTCTTGGAAAAACAGCAGGCAATTGGTCTACACGCTTAGAATACCCAATTTTGACATTTTTGATAAAAAATTTGGCGCGATAGAAGCAAAAATAGATCCTGAAGCTAGAATAGGTTACAGCTGTCAAGAACGTTCAGAGCCTACTAGTTTTATCAATTGGTCCTTTTTATTGACGCTATTTGTTATTTACTGGTTTTTTATTCGTAAGCCAGGCAGTGGTATGGCAGGTCCTGGTACACAGCTTTTTAATATGAATACATTAAAAGCAACCATCTTTGATAAAAACAATCAGTTAAAAGTTACTTTCCAAGATGTAGCTGGCATGAAAGAGGCGAAAGAAGAGGTAAAAGAAGTAGTAGACTTTTTGAAAATGCCTGATAAATTTACGCTGCTTGGTGGAAAAATCCCCAAAGGGGTATTGCTAGTAGGTCCTCCAGGAACGGGTAAAACCTTGCTGGCCAAAGCGGTCGCTGGTGAAGCCGGTGTACCGGTTATTTGTCTTTCTGGATCAGATTTTGTCGAAATGTTTGTGGGGATAGGTGCAGCACGTGTCCGTGACCTATTTAAAAAAGCAAAGGAAAAAGCACCATGTATTATTTTTATCGATGAAATCGATGCAGTAGGTAGGACACGAGGCAAAGCCAATATGCCGGGGGTGAATGATGAACGTGAAAATACTTTAAACTCACTCTTGGTAGAAATGGATGGGGTATCAACCAATTCTGGGGTGATTGTAATAGCTGCCACCAATAGACCAGAAGTACTAGATCCTGCACTGCTGCGACCAGGAAGATTTGATCGTCAGGTTAGTATAGATAACCCAGATGTAGTAGACAGGGAGGCGATTATACGATGCCATAGCAAAAGACTAAAGCTGGAAAGGCATATACGGATTAAACAACTTGCCGAACAAACACCTGGATTCTCTGGAGCGGATCTCTCTAACATGTGTAATGAGGCAGCTTTAATAGCCGCTAGGAAAAATAGGAAATTTGTAACCATAAGCGACTTTCATGCAGCTATAGATCGCATTATTGGTGGGTTAGAGAAAAAAAATAAGCTAATTTCTGCAGAAGAGAAAAAAATAGTAGCCTACCACGAAGCCGGTCATGCGATTGCTGGATGGTTTCTAGAACATGCACATCCACTGGTGAAAGTAAGTATTGTACCACGTGGTATCGCTGCATTGGGCTATGCGCAGTATTTGCCAAAAGAGCAATTTATCTATCAAGAGAATCAATTATTAGATGAGTTGGCCATGGCGCTGGGAGGAAGAGCAGCTGAGGAACTTATTTTTGGAAAAATTTCAACAGGTGCGGTAAATGATTTGGAACGTACTACTAAATTAGCCTATAGCATGGTTACCGTCTATGGGATGAACCCTAAAGTAGGTCACCTCTCTTTTCACAACTCCAAACAAGTAGATTATACTTTTACCAAGCCTTACTCAGAAAAAACAGCTCATACCATAGATGAGGAAGTCAAAGCGATCATAGATGGTGCATATGAACGGGTAAAAACGTTGCTCAGAGAAAAAATGGACCAACTAACGCTTTTGGCTGAGGCTTTACTGGTAAGAGAAACTATATTTAAGTCAGATTTAGAACGTTTGATAGGCAAACGCTTTGCCAAAGAAGCAAAAAATATACCTACTGAAGATGCGCCATCACCTGAAGTATCACTTCCGCAATCGGATGATGGCCAAGCAATGTTCCCTTTGCCCAATGACCTAGAGCAGGTCTAA
- the rpmG gene encoding 50S ribosomal protein L33 has protein sequence MAKKKSGRVQVILECTEHKSSGIPGISRYCTGKNRTTTTARMELKKYNPILKRHTLHKEIK, from the coding sequence ATGGCAAAAAAAAAAAGCGGTAGGGTTCAAGTAATTTTAGAGTGTACAGAGCACAAAAGTAGTGGTATTCCTGGTATATCTCGCTACTGTACGGGAAAAAATAGAACGACTACTACTGCACGAATGGAGTTAAAAAAATATAATCCTATATTGAAGCGTCATACACTTCACAAAGAAATCAAATAA
- the efp gene encoding elongation factor P, producing MANTSDIKNGLCIVLNNDIYSVVEFQHVKPGKGAAFVRTKLKSLTKERQIDHTFNAGVKIHTARIERRPYQFLYKDASGYTFMHTETFEQLTIAPSFIHTPQFLREGQHVEIVYHDDANQVLKCALPPSVVLRITYTEPGLRGDTATKTLKPATLETGAEIRVPLFINNEDCVKIDTRTGLYMERVNEQKK from the coding sequence ATGGCAAACACAAGTGATATTAAAAATGGTCTTTGTATTGTATTAAACAATGATATTTATAGCGTTGTCGAATTTCAACATGTCAAGCCAGGGAAAGGTGCTGCCTTTGTTAGAACCAAACTAAAAAGTTTAACAAAAGAAAGGCAAATTGATCATACGTTTAATGCAGGTGTAAAAATCCATACAGCACGGATTGAGCGTAGGCCTTATCAATTTCTTTATAAGGATGCTTCAGGGTATACCTTTATGCATACCGAGACTTTTGAGCAACTGACCATTGCTCCATCCTTCATCCATACCCCCCAATTCTTAAGAGAAGGCCAGCATGTAGAAATTGTTTACCATGATGATGCAAATCAAGTATTAAAGTGTGCATTGCCTCCATCTGTGGTATTGCGGATTACCTATACAGAGCCGGGTCTTAGAGGGGATACCGCTACGAAAACATTAAAGCCAGCTACTCTAGAAACCGGCGCAGAGATTAGGGTACCTCTATTTATTAACAATGAAGACTGTGTAAAGATAGATACCCGTACAGGTCTTTATATGGAGCGTGTAAACGAGCAGAAAAAGTAA
- a CDS encoding nucleoside deaminase — MAPIHEDAFFMEAALQEATHAATIGEVPVGAVIVAEHQIIARAHNQVEQLKDPTAHAELLAITAAAHYFNSKYLPSCTLYVTLEPCIMCGGALYWSQIKRLVFGASDPKRGYQSCSAPILHPQTTIHRNILAEASKELLICFFKKLRNTIL; from the coding sequence ATGGCCCCAATACACGAAGATGCTTTCTTTATGGAAGCAGCCCTGCAAGAGGCTACGCATGCAGCTACAATTGGAGAAGTGCCCGTTGGAGCGGTAATCGTAGCAGAACATCAAATTATTGCACGTGCCCATAACCAAGTAGAACAACTTAAAGACCCAACCGCCCATGCAGAACTATTGGCGATTACAGCTGCTGCCCATTACTTCAATAGCAAATACCTTCCCAGTTGTACACTATATGTTACGCTAGAGCCCTGTATAATGTGTGGTGGCGCACTTTACTGGTCTCAAATAAAACGACTTGTTTTTGGCGCCAGTGACCCAAAAAGAGGCTACCAAAGCTGCTCTGCCCCTATTCTACACCCTCAAACCACCATACACCGAAATATTTTAGCGGAAGCAAGTAAAGAATTACTGATTTGTTTTTTTAAAAAGCTAAGAAACACTATATTGTAG
- a CDS encoding D-alanine--D-alanine ligase family protein: MHKKIGVLMGGFTPERHVSLESGRNIYSKLAASNQYEALPLFLSGSTKAFRIFILPAALLLKDNADDVHDALLHPTRFRAAEALLTVIRQEAVSITKNYAKDAIFTAEELTFSALKERIDFIFIALHGRPGEDGTLQKILEKYDIPYNGSGIATTALTIDKYATNQFLAKKGFQVAQQLVVTQKDWDDDQVTTIHAVANLFTYPIIAKPVDDGCSAGVMRIVNSDMLTAYASATFRDKPLMSNKVMQPLGLQVADYIPQQKRFLLEALIEKDPKALACLETTTGLLTHIDHNGKTLYEVFEPSETVAVDAILSLEEKFLAGEGHNITPARFDGNAKVAAIISKKVKHELANIATVLNIQGYARIDAFVKIYPHQKIEVWIIEINALPAMTPATCIFHQCALNGYTPFDFIHAIIQYGWTKRNFAAYSETLILDTCIKKS; the protein is encoded by the coding sequence ATGCATAAAAAAATAGGTGTACTAATGGGTGGGTTTACACCCGAACGGCATGTATCATTAGAAAGTGGGCGAAATATTTACAGTAAATTGGCCGCTTCTAACCAATACGAAGCGCTTCCGCTTTTTCTATCTGGCTCTACGAAGGCCTTTCGAATTTTTATACTACCTGCTGCGCTATTGTTAAAAGATAATGCAGATGATGTGCACGATGCGCTTTTACATCCAACTAGATTTAGAGCCGCAGAAGCGTTATTAACCGTTATAAGACAAGAAGCCGTTTCCATTACTAAAAATTATGCAAAAGATGCTATTTTTACGGCAGAAGAACTTACCTTTTCTGCTTTAAAAGAAAGAATAGATTTTATCTTTATCGCTTTGCATGGCAGGCCTGGAGAAGATGGAACTCTACAAAAGATACTAGAAAAGTATGATATACCTTACAACGGATCTGGTATAGCTACTACCGCTTTAACGATCGATAAATATGCAACCAATCAATTTTTAGCTAAAAAAGGATTTCAGGTTGCACAGCAGCTTGTGGTTACCCAAAAAGATTGGGATGATGATCAGGTTACTACGATCCATGCTGTAGCGAATCTGTTTACGTATCCAATTATTGCTAAACCTGTAGATGATGGTTGCAGTGCGGGGGTCATGCGCATTGTCAATAGTGATATGTTGACTGCTTATGCATCTGCTACTTTTAGAGATAAACCACTAATGTCTAACAAAGTGATGCAACCCTTGGGGTTACAAGTAGCAGACTATATTCCGCAACAAAAACGATTTCTACTAGAAGCACTGATTGAAAAAGATCCAAAAGCATTGGCTTGTTTAGAAACTACAACAGGTTTACTAACCCATATAGATCATAATGGGAAAACCTTATATGAAGTATTTGAACCTTCAGAAACGGTAGCAGTAGATGCCATACTTTCATTAGAAGAAAAATTTTTAGCAGGGGAAGGCCATAATATTACCCCAGCACGCTTTGATGGTAATGCCAAAGTAGCTGCTATAATCAGCAAAAAGGTCAAGCACGAACTGGCAAATATAGCAACGGTTTTAAATATACAAGGTTATGCCAGAATAGATGCTTTTGTAAAAATCTATCCCCATCAAAAAATAGAGGTATGGATTATTGAAATCAATGCACTGCCTGCTATGACACCAGCTACCTGTATTTTTCACCAATGTGCTTTAAACGGTTATACACCATTTGATTTTATACATGCCATTATCCAATATGGATGGACCAAAAGAAATTTTGCTGCCTATAGCGAAACGCTAATCTTAGATACATGCATAAAAAAAAGCTAA
- the accB gene encoding acetyl-CoA carboxylase biotin carboxyl carrier protein translates to MKTTEIQELIDFITQSGLEEVHIETEAIKIHVKRSNAIPQQVASLASNGLPSPTQVVPMLQENKLAANYVTIKSPMIGTFYRSPSPEEAPFVKEGDPVVKGTKLCIIEAMKLYNEIESEVTGKIIQILVDDISPVEYDQPLFLVEPVTE, encoded by the coding sequence ATGAAAACTACAGAAATTCAAGAACTGATTGACTTTATTACCCAATCAGGGTTAGAAGAAGTCCATATTGAAACAGAAGCCATTAAAATCCATGTTAAAAGAAGTAATGCCATTCCCCAACAGGTTGCATCCCTTGCTTCTAATGGCCTTCCCTCCCCTACGCAAGTGGTCCCAATGCTACAAGAAAATAAACTTGCAGCCAATTATGTGACCATTAAGTCGCCGATGATTGGTACTTTTTACCGATCACCAAGTCCTGAAGAAGCTCCCTTTGTAAAAGAAGGAGATCCAGTTGTAAAGGGGACCAAGCTCTGTATTATAGAAGCTATGAAGCTCTACAATGAAATAGAATCAGAGGTTACTGGAAAGATTATTCAAATATTAGTTGATGATATCTCTCCTGTAGAATACGATCAACCGCTTTTTTTAGTAGAGCCCGTGACCGAATAA
- a CDS encoding DUF4295 family protein yields MAKKVVATLAKGDTVKLTKLIQVKKSTKTGAYTFRSKIVPSELIKEMVSSKI; encoded by the coding sequence ATGGCAAAGAAAGTAGTAGCTACCCTTGCTAAGGGAGATACCGTTAAGTTAACCAAGTTGATTCAAGTAAAAAAATCAACAAAGACAGGTGCTTATACTTTTCGCAGTAAGATTGTCCCTTCTGAATTGATAAAAGAGATGGTATCTAGCAAAATATAA
- the accC gene encoding acetyl-CoA carboxylase biotin carboxylase subunit yields the protein MFQKILIANRGEIALTIIRVCKEMGIKTVAVHSTADKDSLHVRFADESVCIGPPASHLSYLSIPSIIAAAEVTNAHAIHPGYGFLSEHASFAAICAEYGIKFIGPSDSAIGKMGDKSTAKATMQAAGVPTIPGSNGLLRSVEEGIRLAHEIGFPVLLKATAGGGGKGIKLVDAPEQFQQKWVEARQEAIASFGKEGLYLEKYIEEPRHIEIQIVADQYGKVIHLSERDCSIQRRHQKLVEESPSPFVTEPLRAKITDAAIKGVSAIGYEGVGTMEFLVDKYQNFYFMEMNTRIQVEYLVTEAVTGFNLLKTQIEVAAGQPLNRSNLYPQGHAIELRINAEDPFNGFRPSPGKITHMHFPGGLGITIASHIYAGYVVPPYYDSMIAKLIVHADTRVDAIAKMRRALEELVIEGIQTNIPFHSALLEDEAFQEGRFTTQYLDTFDFSRLQQSE from the coding sequence ATGTTTCAAAAAATATTGATTGCCAATCGTGGAGAAATTGCCTTAACCATCATTCGGGTTTGCAAAGAAATGGGCATTAAAACTGTTGCCGTCCATTCTACTGCAGATAAAGATAGTCTGCATGTCCGTTTTGCAGATGAATCAGTCTGTATTGGCCCACCTGCAAGCCACCTATCTTATCTCTCTATTCCATCCATTATTGCCGCTGCTGAAGTAACCAATGCCCATGCCATTCATCCAGGTTATGGTTTTTTATCTGAGCATGCTAGTTTTGCAGCTATTTGTGCAGAATATGGCATTAAGTTTATAGGTCCTTCCGATAGCGCAATTGGTAAAATGGGTGATAAATCTACTGCAAAAGCAACCATGCAGGCTGCTGGTGTGCCTACTATTCCTGGTTCCAATGGTTTGCTCAGATCAGTTGAAGAAGGCATTCGTTTGGCCCATGAAATAGGCTTTCCTGTATTGCTAAAAGCAACCGCAGGAGGGGGAGGGAAAGGCATTAAGTTGGTGGATGCTCCGGAACAATTTCAGCAAAAATGGGTAGAGGCTAGGCAAGAGGCCATTGCCTCTTTTGGTAAAGAGGGGCTTTATTTGGAAAAATATATAGAAGAACCACGTCATATTGAAATACAAATTGTTGCCGATCAATATGGTAAAGTCATTCATCTATCTGAACGAGATTGTTCCATTCAGCGTAGACATCAGAAACTGGTTGAAGAATCTCCTTCTCCCTTTGTCACCGAACCGTTACGGGCAAAAATAACCGATGCGGCTATAAAAGGCGTATCGGCTATAGGGTATGAAGGCGTTGGTACCATGGAATTTTTAGTAGACAAGTACCAAAACTTTTACTTTATGGAGATGAATACCCGCATTCAGGTAGAATATCTCGTTACAGAAGCAGTTACCGGTTTTAATCTACTAAAAACACAAATCGAAGTAGCCGCTGGCCAACCACTGAATAGATCCAACCTTTATCCACAAGGTCATGCCATAGAGCTCCGTATTAATGCAGAAGATCCCTTTAATGGCTTTCGTCCATCTCCTGGAAAAATTACCCATATGCATTTTCCTGGGGGGCTGGGTATAACCATTGCAAGCCATATTTATGCCGGTTATGTAGTGCCCCCTTACTATGATTCCATGATTGCAAAGCTTATTGTCCATGCCGATACTAGAGTGGATGCCATTGCCAAAATGAGGCGTGCCTTGGAAGAGTTGGTTATAGAGGGCATTCAAACCAACATACCTTTTCATTCTGCTTTGCTAGAAGATGAAGCCTTTCAGGAAGGCCGCTTTACAACGCAATATTTAGATACTTTTGACTTTTCACGGTTGCAACAATCGGAATAA
- the rpmB gene encoding 50S ribosomal protein L28 has protein sequence MARICDITGKKPIVGNNVSHANNKTKRWFYPNLQNKRFYIPEENIWIPLKVCTSVIRTINKKGIYAVLKEAKQKGTLSKQYHWLV, from the coding sequence ATGGCAAGGATTTGTGATATAACAGGTAAAAAACCAATTGTAGGAAATAATGTATCCCATGCAAATAACAAAACCAAAAGGTGGTTTTATCCGAATTTGCAAAATAAGCGTTTTTATATTCCGGAAGAGAATATTTGGATTCCATTGAAGGTTTGCACTTCTGTGATCCGTACCATCAATAAGAAAGGCATTTATGCAGTGCTAAAGGAAGCCAAACAGAAGGGAACCTTATCCAAGCAATACCATTGGTTGGTCTAA